The Pseudomonas berkeleyensis genome includes a region encoding these proteins:
- the aroQ gene encoding type II 3-dehydroquinate dehydratase codes for MTPCILVLNGPNLNLLGTREPATYGHETLADISQLCAATAAECGLKIEFRQTNHEGELLDWIHGARGRCAGILINPAAWTHTSVAIRDALVASELPVIEVHLSNVHKREPFRHHSFVSSIAVGVICGLGSQGYRLGLQYFAQSLKG; via the coding sequence ATGACGCCCTGCATCCTGGTGCTCAATGGCCCCAACCTCAATCTGCTTGGTACCCGCGAGCCGGCCACCTACGGCCATGAAACCCTCGCCGACATCTCCCAGCTGTGCGCCGCTACCGCGGCCGAATGCGGTCTGAAGATCGAGTTTCGCCAGACCAACCACGAAGGCGAACTGCTCGACTGGATCCACGGCGCACGCGGTCGCTGCGCCGGCATCCTGATCAATCCGGCAGCCTGGACGCACACCTCGGTGGCGATTCGTGACGCCCTGGTGGCCAGCGAACTGCCGGTGATCGAAGTGCACCTGTCCAACGTGCACAAGCGCGAGCCGTTCCGTCATCACTCCTTCGTCTCGTCGATCGCCGTCGGCGTCATCTGCGGCCTCGGCAGCCAGGGCTATCGCCTTGGCCTGCAGTACTTCGCTCAATCGCTCAAGGGTTAA
- a CDS encoding hybrid sensor histidine kinase/response regulator encodes MTPDQMRDASLLDLFRLEAEAQKQVLDTGLLILERDPTNASQLEACMRAAHSLKGAARIVGLDNGVLVAHAMEDLLVAAQEGLLRLLPDHIDALLQGSDLLLRIGQAQQDAELDARVETLTTRLQVLLGNAVPALRTQAGSNSALHAEHEQTQAAPSAPNTPADASIEERTSRVLRVSAERFDHLIDLSGKSLVEFQRTKPLSESLYRLKRQQESARRTLETLREHLLGSEQDATAQALFNESRNLLIECQQQLQAHQELFDDFVWHGGQRTQQLYDLALASRMRPFADVLTGQTRMLRDLGRSLGKQVRLEIEGENTQVDRDVLERLEAPLTHLLRNAVDHGIEPPALRTRKGKEEEGRVLLRARHHAGMLVLEVSDDGAGIDLQRVAQAVVKRRFASAEQVEQMTEEELLSFLFLPGFSMSQQVTEVSGRGVGLDVVQHEIRRMRGNVRLLQTQDQGCLFHLELPLTLSVVRALVVTIGGEAYAFPLAQIERMLRLPRSAIVQLEGRQHFWLDDEHVGLISAAQLLQCAEKQGEDDSIPIVLIRDREQYHGLAVEAFLGEFTLVLMPLDPRLGKVRDVAAGALLHDGTPVLILDVDDLLNSVGKLLGDGHLDRVDHSSNARQAVSKRVLVVDDSLTVRELERKLLLSRGYQVSVAVDGMDGWNALRAEAFDLLITDIDMPRMDGIELVTQVRQDPRLRSLPVMVVSYKDREEDRRRGLEAGADYYLAKASFHDEALLDAVQTLIGEARE; translated from the coding sequence GTGACACCGGATCAGATGAGGGACGCATCGCTGCTCGACCTGTTCCGCCTGGAAGCCGAGGCGCAGAAACAGGTGCTCGACACCGGCCTGCTGATACTCGAGCGGGATCCGACCAACGCCAGCCAGCTGGAAGCCTGCATGCGCGCAGCGCACTCGCTCAAAGGTGCCGCGCGCATCGTCGGCCTGGACAATGGCGTGCTGGTCGCCCACGCCATGGAAGACCTGCTGGTAGCCGCACAGGAAGGCCTGCTACGCCTGCTGCCCGACCATATCGATGCGCTGCTGCAAGGCTCCGACCTGCTGCTGCGTATTGGCCAGGCGCAACAGGACGCCGAGCTGGACGCCCGGGTGGAAACCCTCACCACGCGCCTGCAAGTACTGCTCGGCAACGCCGTGCCGGCCCTGCGCACGCAGGCGGGCAGCAACAGCGCATTGCACGCGGAACACGAACAAACCCAGGCGGCCCCAAGCGCGCCCAATACCCCCGCCGACGCCAGCATCGAGGAACGCACCAGCCGCGTATTGCGCGTATCGGCCGAACGCTTCGATCACCTGATCGACCTGTCCGGCAAATCATTGGTGGAGTTCCAGCGCACCAAACCGCTGAGCGAATCGCTGTACCGTCTCAAGCGTCAGCAGGAATCTGCCCGGCGCACGCTGGAGACCCTGCGCGAACACCTGCTCGGCAGCGAACAGGATGCCACCGCACAGGCCTTGTTCAACGAAAGCCGCAATCTGCTGATCGAATGCCAGCAGCAGCTACAGGCTCACCAGGAATTGTTCGACGACTTCGTCTGGCACGGAGGGCAACGTACCCAGCAGCTCTACGACCTGGCCCTGGCCTCGCGCATGCGCCCCTTCGCCGATGTGCTCACCGGGCAGACACGCATGTTGCGTGATCTCGGTCGCTCACTGGGCAAGCAGGTGCGCCTGGAGATCGAAGGCGAGAACACTCAGGTCGACCGCGACGTGCTGGAGCGCCTGGAAGCCCCGCTGACCCACCTGCTGCGCAACGCCGTCGACCATGGCATCGAGCCACCGGCCCTGCGCACGCGCAAAGGCAAAGAAGAAGAAGGCCGAGTGCTGCTGCGCGCCCGTCACCATGCCGGCATGCTGGTGCTGGAGGTCAGCGACGACGGCGCCGGAATCGACCTGCAGCGCGTCGCGCAGGCGGTGGTGAAACGTCGCTTCGCCTCGGCCGAACAGGTCGAGCAGATGACCGAGGAGGAACTGCTGTCCTTCCTCTTCCTGCCAGGCTTCAGCATGAGCCAGCAGGTCACCGAAGTCTCCGGCCGCGGCGTCGGCCTGGATGTGGTGCAGCACGAGATTCGTCGCATGCGCGGCAACGTGCGCCTGCTGCAAACGCAGGATCAGGGCTGCCTGTTCCACCTCGAACTGCCGCTGACGCTATCGGTGGTACGCGCGCTGGTGGTCACCATTGGCGGCGAGGCCTACGCCTTCCCGCTGGCGCAGATCGAACGCATGCTGCGCCTGCCGCGTAGCGCCATCGTCCAGCTCGAAGGGCGCCAGCACTTCTGGCTGGACGACGAGCATGTCGGCCTGATCTCGGCGGCGCAACTGCTGCAGTGCGCGGAAAAACAGGGAGAAGACGACAGCATCCCGATCGTACTGATTCGCGACCGCGAGCAGTATCACGGCCTGGCCGTGGAAGCCTTCCTTGGCGAATTCACCCTGGTACTGATGCCGCTCGATCCGCGCCTGGGCAAGGTGCGCGACGTCGCCGCAGGCGCCTTGTTGCATGACGGCACCCCGGTGCTGATTCTCGATGTCGACGACCTGCTCAACTCGGTGGGCAAGCTGCTCGGCGACGGCCATCTGGATCGGGTCGACCACAGCAGCAATGCCCGCCAGGCCGTGAGCAAGCGCGTGCTGGTGGTGGACGACTCGCTCACCGTGCGCGAGCTGGAGCGCAAGCTGCTGCTTAGCCGCGGTTATCAGGTCTCGGTGGCCGTGGATGGCATGGATGGCTGGAATGCCCTGCGCGCCGAAGCCTTCGACCTGCTGATCACCGATATCGACATGCCGCGCATGGATGGCATCGAACTGGTGACCCAGGTGCGCCAGGATCCGCGCCTGCGCTCGCTGCCGGTGATGGTGGTGTCGTACAAGGATCGCGAAGAGGATCGCCGCCGCGGTCTCGAGGCCGGCGCCGACTATTACCTGGCCAAGGCGAGCTTCCATGACGAAGCCCTGCTGGACGCCGTACAGACCCTGATAGGTGAGGCACGCGAATGA
- the cheB gene encoding chemotaxis response regulator protein-glutamate methylesterase, with the protein MRIAIANDMPLAVEALRRALAAEPEYQLIWVAGNGEEAVRRCREDLPDLLLMDMLMPGMDGVEATRRIMHDTPCAILIVTSDVERNMARVFDAMGAGALDVVAAPSLGPQQVLDAASVRRKIHNIAWMIGHKTSRTVKPAPLRNSDNRGKRLVTIGASAGGPASLVELLQQIPADFPASIVLVQHVDEVFAAGMAQWLGSESHMPVRLAQEGETLQPGAVLLAGTNNHLYLSPEGRLVYRREPADQVYRPSIDVFFESVASYWRGEAIGVLLTGMGRDGARGLKLMRERGFHTIAQDQASSAVYGMPKAAVALGAAAEVLPLDKIAARLVERLS; encoded by the coding sequence ATGAGGATCGCCATCGCCAACGATATGCCACTGGCCGTCGAGGCCCTGCGCCGCGCCCTGGCGGCCGAGCCGGAATACCAACTGATCTGGGTAGCCGGCAACGGTGAGGAAGCCGTACGCCGCTGCCGCGAGGATCTGCCGGATCTGCTGCTGATGGACATGCTCATGCCCGGCATGGATGGCGTGGAGGCGACCCGGCGGATCATGCACGACACGCCGTGCGCCATTCTCATCGTCACCTCCGACGTCGAGCGCAACATGGCGCGGGTCTTCGATGCCATGGGCGCGGGTGCCCTGGACGTGGTCGCCGCCCCTTCGCTCGGCCCCCAGCAGGTACTCGACGCCGCCAGCGTGCGGCGCAAGATCCACAACATCGCCTGGATGATCGGCCACAAGACCTCGCGCACGGTCAAACCGGCGCCGCTGCGCAACAGCGACAACCGTGGCAAGCGCCTGGTGACCATTGGCGCCTCGGCAGGTGGACCGGCCTCACTGGTCGAACTGTTGCAGCAGATTCCGGCTGATTTTCCGGCCAGCATCGTGCTGGTGCAGCATGTCGACGAAGTGTTCGCCGCAGGCATGGCGCAGTGGCTCGGCAGCGAGTCACACATGCCGGTGCGCCTGGCCCAGGAAGGTGAAACCCTGCAGCCGGGTGCCGTGCTGCTGGCCGGCACCAACAACCACCTCTACCTCTCGCCGGAAGGACGCCTGGTCTATCGGCGTGAACCGGCCGATCAGGTCTACCGGCCGTCTATCGATGTATTCTTCGAAAGCGTGGCCAGTTACTGGCGCGGCGAAGCGATCGGCGTACTGCTGACGGGTATGGGGCGCGATGGCGCCAGGGGCCTGAAGCTGATGCGCGAACGCGGCTTTCACACCATCGCCCAGGATCAGGCCAGCAGTGCCGTCTATGGTATGCCCAAGGCCGCCGTGGCCCTGGGTGCCGCAGCGGAAGTGCTACCCCTGGACAAAATCGCGGCACGCCTGGTCGAGCGACTGAGCTGA
- a CDS encoding response regulator encodes MQRPNGNSTHYLGLPDYSMMVLLVDDQAMIGEAVRRALSEESDIDFHFCSDPHQALSVAQQIKPTVILQDLIMPGVDGLELLTQYRAAPGLKDVPIIVLSTKEDPKVKSAAFTAGANDYLVKLPDVIELLARIRYHSRSYLTMLQRDEAYRALRESQQQLLDTNLVLQRLIKSDGLTGLANRRYFDEYLEIEWSRALRDQNELALLMIDVDYFKAYNDQHGHVAGDQVLRRVGEALRTSCTRASDLAARYGGEEFAVIMPGTAAGGARLQAEKIRREVEAMGIPHNLPKAGSAISVSIGIATIRPSPEGDPLSLVVKADEGLYLAKHGGRNQVAMASNNQ; translated from the coding sequence ATGCAGCGGCCTAACGGGAACTCCACTCACTATCTCGGCCTGCCCGACTATTCCATGATGGTGCTACTGGTCGACGATCAGGCCATGATCGGTGAAGCCGTGCGCCGCGCCCTGAGCGAAGAGAGCGACATCGACTTCCACTTCTGCTCCGACCCGCACCAGGCACTGAGCGTGGCCCAGCAGATCAAGCCGACGGTGATCCTGCAGGATCTGATCATGCCCGGCGTCGATGGTCTCGAACTGCTCACCCAGTACCGCGCCGCACCAGGCCTGAAGGACGTGCCGATCATCGTGCTATCGACCAAGGAAGACCCCAAGGTCAAGAGCGCCGCCTTCACCGCAGGCGCCAACGACTATCTGGTGAAACTGCCGGACGTGATCGAGCTGCTGGCGCGCATCCGTTATCACTCGCGCTCCTACCTGACCATGCTGCAGCGTGACGAGGCCTACCGCGCCCTGCGTGAGAGCCAGCAACAACTGCTCGACACCAACCTGGTACTGCAACGCCTGATCAAGTCCGACGGGCTGACCGGCCTGGCCAACCGCCGCTATTTCGATGAATACCTGGAAATCGAGTGGAGCCGCGCACTACGCGATCAGAACGAACTGGCCCTGCTGATGATCGATGTCGACTACTTCAAGGCCTATAACGACCAGCATGGCCACGTGGCCGGTGACCAGGTGCTGCGTCGCGTTGGCGAGGCGTTGCGCACCAGTTGCACGCGAGCCTCGGATCTGGCCGCCCGCTATGGCGGCGAGGAATTCGCGGTGATCATGCCCGGTACCGCCGCCGGTGGCGCGCGCCTGCAGGCCGAGAAGATCCGCCGTGAAGTGGAAGCCATGGGCATCCCTCACAACCTGCCCAAGGCGGGCTCGGCGATCAGCGTCAGCATCGGTATCGCCACCATCAGACCGTCACCGGAAGGTGATCCGCTGAGTCTGGTGGTCAAGGCCGACGAAGGCCTCTATCTGGCCAAGCATGGCGGTCGCAATCAAGTCGCGATGGCCAGCAACAACCAGTGA